The segment GTTCAGCCCCGCACCCCCAATCAATCATAGACAACCCCAGTTcagccccgccccccccccccaaacttaTCATCTTGGAGGAGCACTGCAGCAGACACTAACCCCCAAGCCATTGACGTGTTACTGTTATCCAATCAGAATCTTTCGGATTAATACGCAATACCCAAACCTTTGAACCCAACATTGTCTTTTTAATACCccatttatttttaatgagagatcgcctaacatTCCCAGCCCAGACAACCACTTAAAATTAAGGTGATTTGGGCTGCCACCAGGGGCCAGGTACGTTGCTACTACATGTTCTGCACacaggggctgaaacagggtcaccccTTCACACTCAAAAGTCTGTAATGATAaagagcctggctggtagagctgAGTGCAATACCTCCATTCTTTTTataaagcaattatggttaagtgccttgctcaagggcacaacaTGGATTCCACTGTACAGTGTACACAACCTTAGTTTAGCTGGGTACATGTAGTACTGAAAATGTATAGTACTGAATTAGAATGTTTCTGTGCCTCACCAGTTGAGCGTTTAAAAGGGATATCAGATGGAGTAAGTTTTTTAATGAGTAATGAGTAtgatttgcataaaaacttcaTTTTTAGAAATATCAAGGTGTATTAATTGAGGCAATGGCCTTAGTAAGTAGATTAAGTTCAATGCACAATATACCGGTAAGTAAAAAATTGTCCCACACCTAAAGTCACAGTCAccataaaagtgttttttacatCAAATGGGAATGATCAACGTGCTTACTTTACGAAGTGCAAATATCTGGCGGTGTAAAACTTTCCACACACAACACATCAGGATTAAATTACATTAGTAAAGAGTATCCTTAATCCTTATCAGTCAAGTCTAGTCCAGACATAgagaagttaaaggcagtggacactattgctaattgtcaaggaatagccttcatagttggtgtatctcaacatatgcataaaataacaaacctgtgaaaatttgagctcaatcggtcatcgaacttgcgagataataatgaaagaaaaaatacccttgtcacacgaagttgtgtgcgtttagatggttgatttcgagacctcaagttctaaacttgaggtctcgaaatcaaattcgtggaaaattacttctttctcgaaaactatgccacttcagagggagccgtttctcacaatgttttatactatcaacctctccccattacttgtcaccaagtaaggttttatgcttataattattttgagtaattaccattagtgtccactgcctttaatagtcaCATCTTGGAAATAATTTCCTTCTGAAAAAACACAAGTCTAGTTTTTTTAAGAGACACATCATGCAAAATTCCACATCTCTACTCTTAAGGCAGGTGGACAACATTGgcaagtgtcaaagaccagtattcacacttcGTTTGATTCAACATTATgtggaataacaaacctgtgaatgttCAAGCTCAATCGTCATCACAGTAAACAGACATCAGAGTTGTCACCTATTTCAAACATCAACCCTTGAAATCAAAACTTCTTCGTTATACTCAAGCAAAAACACATCCAGTGAAGCTCCCCACCAAGCACATCTGATACACCATTCAATTTTTGTGCTGACCAGTGAACATTGAATATTTGCTGGCGAGATATGCCgaagcaccatgtgtaaatctattttgagcagtgttggttctgaaaagaaccggtgatgGACAACTCTTACCGTGAGGTTACggcagcaccatgtgtaaatctattttgagcagtgttgggtctgaaaagaaccggtggttgacaactcggAACCAAAACTAGTCAAAAGAGATGCATGCTGCTACCATAaacctgattatactcccaccatgtcAAGTTTCATATTCTTCTTAATGAGTATTTTCACACTTACCAATGTTGCGCACACCTTATTACAAAACACACTTCTTTGGTATCACTGAAACCTCTATAGACTTTTAAACCATGCAAATTTCTGAACCGTACTTTTAAGAAAGAACATTTGTTCTTTCTGCAAACCATCATGGAGTTTCCAccatgacattttcaaaatcagAATAGATATATCATTATTGTAGAGTGACACATCTTAGACATGATTCTTATCCGTACATAAATGTTTTACATAATGCACAGAGGTAGATTTgaaacatttaataataatacaattacTCAAAGCTACTGTCAAATACACTTCAAACAGGTTAAAAATTAAGACTTAGCTGTTTCGTGATTGAATTCTTTCTTAGATACAGCAACTTGAATGTCAGATTGTTTTGTCGGTTTACATTTATAGTCACTTTTTGTTCTTAAGTagcttatttttttctttatatacAGAAAACCTTCTTTGGCAATAGAATTATTAGTAGAGTCTTTTTCTCATTAATTAAATATTAGAGAATTGAGTGACTCAAATTGATTTCTGTCAATAAATCCCCTGCTGaatatgttattttatggttcCCATTACAAAACAATTTGTCAAGTTATTATTgaaacaatttcatagagcagtaattgttgttttactctacactgatgtgtgataagcactgcCCCCTGTCATGTGGACAATAATTCACAGGCATTactactcaggtgggattcgaaccccgacacacattctagagtagatgtctcaCCGCTCTAGACCACCCAAAATGCATGGTCAAAAGAGGCCAGTTTGAATCTTATGTTAACGCACTGaaacattgtaaagtaaaacaactttaaatatGCTTGATCCACAATGATAGTATATTCATGTTTACCAAGGCACATTATTTCCAAGGCAAAGACAAAATTGCATCAGGAACAGTTTAGCAATAAAGCTGCTTTGTAAAgacaaatttgctcagcagaaaatgaGTAACCACAAAGAACCATGCTTTGTATTGTGCTTCAGGTTCTCTGCTAATTTGCTCAagaaaaattgtaggcctataagCAATGCTTTTTGTCATCCCTTTCTGGGCCTGTATTGCTCAAGAACCTCCCCAGCCTGACTTGACCTTTTTAAAGGTCCAACTTTAGCGCTGTTGAACCTTAACAGGTTCAACAGCGCTAAAGTTAGACCTAGCTGCCTTCATGATGTACTGGACGACAATAAATACAAGCAGCAAGcatttaattttatataaatattcaaCCTAAACTCTATTAAAAGTGCAAGTTTTtcataaattgttttcaaatctCTTTCAAACCCCTGCAACTGTAACCTATTACAATTGTCACTCTATCCGGTTTTACAGGCTCAAATTGCATCCACTTAAACAAGATTACTGTTCAACGTTCCACAGATTTCATTGACCCCCAAAAAATCCATATATAGGCCCTAGTACCTTCAACCCATCTCACAAAACTGATCTACCCAGTTTAAACTGGTTGCTAAACTTACTTTGTGCAATCACAGAATAAAGGATGCATTAAAATAACCACAAAATCCCACCACCACTAATTTACATAAATACACGATATCTTACTAGTACAGTTAAAAGTAAAAGGTTGTCCAATTTCAAGGTTTCACACAAACCTTTGGACGGATAAAAGGAATATTTCAGATCACCACTCCGAGTCAATCTATGACTCGTCAGAGAATCGGATAAAATTTCATCATGATGCATCATTGAAGAAGGACTTTCAAAGGTAAAACATGAAGACAGTTTCTTGAGAAGCCGAGTAATTTGGAAGATCTTAAGGACCTTCTTGGTCTATCTTCAGTGAAGTACTTCAGGATGACAGTTTCTTGTAAAGACGAGTTAATTGGAAGTTCTTCTTCAGTGAAGTACTTATACAGGATGACAGTTTCTTGAGAAGCTGAGATTTTGTTGAAGTTCTTCAGTGATGTACTTGTACAGGATGTAAGATATCCATTTCTTTCCTAATCTTCATTAAGTCTAACCCTTTATCATCCGGAGTGACAACTCCTCTCTCTGGGGATCTGCTCTGTAATGCAGGACCTCCTTTCCCTTTACCTTTAGCCGCTGCTTTCTGCTCCTTCAGCCACGTTTCATAAGATTTCTCCTTCTCTTGAACGGCTCGTTGTTCATCTTCTACTTTGATCTTTTCTTGTTGTATGACCTTGCGTTTGGATTCTGCCTGCCGGCGTTCTTTAGCTTTTTTCTGCGCCAGCCAGTCGTCATAAGATTTCTTGTCACCAGATGCTTTGGATTTAGCTTCTTGAAATGGGCTGATAGAAAGAAAGAACAAGGTCTATATGAATAAATGGTGAACCTTTGAGGTGGATAAAGACAATCAGAACATGGGTAAGATGCCTGTTTTACTGCAGTATAAGGTTGAATTGTTAAACCTCTGTGGACCTCGGTTTGAATTTCATCTCAGACCGGAACCTTGCTTGTGAATTAGGagttcagtccctacctgatagCGTGGATTTAACCAATTGCGGTTTTTCTCCAACATCTATAACTGAggatttcttcttgtttcctatccatcctgttattggcgctaAATGTGGTGTTGTGAGTGTAATAAATAGCCATGTAACTCACCTAGCATATCGTCCCTTGCTGGGGCTAGTCTTCTTTGAATCAGCTATCCTCAATGACTTTAAAGACTCAGTTCCTAGCGAGACCTGAGTCCCTCTATTCCCTTCCATTAACTTTCCGTTTCTTATCGTCTCATCCACTCCCCGTTCCAAAGGTGCGGAACTTGGTCGAGGTGATATGGATCTCCTCGGAGCCGACAAACCCGTTCCTGAGAACTCTCCCGGTGGAAGGATCTGGGAATAATACAACTGAGCTTCTGGACCGGTTAGCCACGTCTTGAGTTTTGAGTCATACATCTGATGCGCAAGTAGCTGTCCACTGTCAGAGATAGGCTTTTGTTTTGCTGCCCTCTGTTGCCACTGGAAGAGGAATATTTGACGCTCGCATGATTTATGTCCCCATAGACCAGCCAGAACGAGTGCACTCTTTCCCTCATTGTCAGGATCTTCAATAGTTGCTCCATTATTCAGTAAGACTTCTACTGCATTATTCTTACCCTGGGCAGCAGTGATGTGAAGTGCTGTACGACCATTCGGTGTTTTGTCATGAACATCTGATCCTAAAATTACAAGCGAAACAACAATCAACAATTACTATCAAAAACATTCATCCAATGCATGGGTTTACCGGTGTTTTATGTGGCTGCATTTATAGCTTAATGATCTCATTTTTTAACAACATTCATCCAATGCATGGGTTTACCTGTGTTTTATTTGGCTGCATTTATAGCCAACAACATTCATCCAATGCATGGGTTTACCTGTGTTTTATGTGGCTGCATTTATAGCCAACAACATTCATCCAATGCATGGGTTTACCTGTGTTTCCTGTGGCTGCATTTATAGCCAACAACATTCATCCAATGCATGGGTTTACCTGTGTTTTATGTGGCTGCATTTATAGCCAACAACATTCATCCAATGCATGGGTTTACCTGTGTTTTATGTGGCTGCATTTATAGCCAACAACATTCATCCAATGCATGGGTTTACCTGTGTTTTATGTGGCTGCATTTATAGCCAACAACATTCATCCAATGCATGGGTTTACCTGTGTTTTATGTGGCTGCATTTATAGCCAACAACATTCATCCAATGCATGGGTTTACCTGTGTTTTATGTGGCTGCATTTATAGCCAACAACATTCATCCAATGCATGGGTTTACCTGTGTTTTATGTGGCTGCATTTATAGCCAACAACATTCATCCAATGCATGGGTTTACCTGTGTTTTATGTGGCTGCATTTATAGCCAACAACATTCATCCAATGCATGGGTTTACCTGTGTTTTATGTGGCTGCATTTATAGCCAACAACATTCATCCAATGCATGGGTTTACCTGTGTTTTATGTGGCTGCATTTATAGCCAACAACATTCATCCAATGCATGGGTTTACCTGTGTTTTATGTGGCTGCATTTATAGCTTAATGATCTCATTTTGTAACAACATTCATCCAATGCATGGGTTTACCTGTGTTTTATGTGGCTGCATTTATAGCCAACAACATTCATCCAATGCATGGGTTTACCTGTGTTTTATGTGGCTGCATTTATAGCCAACAACATTCATCCAATGCATGGGTTTACCTGTGTTTTATGTGGCTGCATTTATAGCCAACAACATTCATCCAATGCATGGGTTTACCTGTGTTTTATGTGGCTGCATTTATAGCTTAATGATATCATTTTGTAAAGCCCAGCAATGGTCTAACTCATTGTGCAAGCCTATGTGATATATATCATTTATACATACATCagctcagacagtttcactattcctattggtggagagcgcgtcacgtgcgGGTGTTTAAACGaatgataatgaccagctggagctgtttataaccagttgtTTTCGAATacttttagatgcatactacgcgctagtcttggtgcaagacatttctcGTTACGGGcaatgcgggcgctgttggtgagttggccgagctgtgtgtgaaaggaaaacgagaaatgtcttgcaccaagactaactacgcgcacgatgcatatccgaaaactgtctcagtcataaaaatgcaacacacgtacattTGAACATGAGAGCTCAAGAACATTGGAAAACGgacaagttttacagagtttcttactttattatgcCTTTTAAGCAAACAGGCATTTATGATTGGGAAGAAAAGAGTAGTGAATCGTTCTTAAACttccatttaaaaccttgcagggtcgtgtcgtgcgataaaggccctcaccTTCGGCTACGGCCACGATCCTGCCAGTTTTAAAAGCCAGTTTAGgaactcatcgctacccttttattcccttattcaaaactACACAGGCTATGTGTTGAACGGTCAGACAGtagttgtatacattttttgcaGGCTGTCATACTTAGTTTACacatgat is part of the Asterias rubens chromosome 4, eAstRub1.3, whole genome shotgun sequence genome and harbors:
- the LOC117289033 gene encoding ankycorbin-like, which codes for MAEKSGGRGVTGQRGKYFDLRVKLFTNEVFPVRDVYNEMKVRALKARMEFVTGVPSHLQRLTYLDGADMMDDSDIKHHDIVPGAVINLDVWYTWKTLIQAAADGETDTLLKLGVTKDSKYNTPNSEAMNERSKATWLAERAFVALCIASHRGHVVLVQKLIDGGSDVHDKTPNGRTALHITAAQGKNNAVEVLLNNGATIEDPDNEGKSALVLAGLWGHKSCERQIFLFQWQQRAAKQKPISDSGQLLAHQMYDSKLKTWLTGPEAQLYYSQILPPGEFSGTGLSAPRRSISPRPSSAPLERGVDETIRNGKLMEGNRGTQVSLGTESLKSLRIADSKKTSPSKGRYASPFQEAKSKASGDKKSYDDWLAQKKAKERRQAESKRKVIQQEKIKVEDEQRAVQEKEKSYETWLKEQKAAAKGKGKGGPALQSRSPERGVVTPDDKGLDLMKIRKEMDILHPVQVHH